A stretch of the Balearica regulorum gibbericeps isolate bBalReg1 chromosome 15, bBalReg1.pri, whole genome shotgun sequence genome encodes the following:
- the ANKS3 gene encoding ankyrin repeat and SAM domain-containing protein 3 isoform X5 yields MSELSDEASESELLSRSLSMWHGVGQMICREELDVPLDLHTASSVGQYEVVQECIQRGDLDLNKRNCGGWTPLMYASYIGHDTIVHLLLEAGVNVNIPTPEGQTPLMLASSCGNESVAYFLLQQGAELEMKDIHGWTALFHCTSAGHQQMVKFLLDNGANANCKEPVYGYTPLMEAAASGHEIIVQYLLNHGVKVDVRDNTGATARTLAMKYGHTKIVGLIDLHAAPVPKVFCRGPGKYEELSSSDESCSAPQRQRPVRRTKGPSIHDGPQALAKITAVGIGGKKQSHYEQVPPQGYVTFNDDGSCEADNIRNRDVTSPINEQDVESSSSREDNVFFTNNLATVRSSSSSSECLTKALGVSSEGSLESNEDSDHANSPPSRKQAKSFKIKNRYSNSDSQWTHCPGKAGGSSQHLILPEPPAYTGPQDLATFLEQIGCLKYLQVFEEQDVDLRIFLTLTESDLKEIGITLFGPKRKMTSAIARWHSNARPPSDALELAYADRLEAEMQELAIQLHKRCEEVEVMKGQVCQEQKLRAVAESCLMERDETWNAIQCQLREAQAITKDAGVLLDQIKSCQAELSSRLTQEQAVGRVLDTKVQLGTGESRQPGEHLVLQGWPPSLKSLSLPELSAVLEERVGEMGKALQTVTQNLQRLQAPGQSGQSWLEP; encoded by the exons ATGTCGGAGCTGAGTGATGAAGCCAGTGAGTCGGAGCTGCTGAGCCGCAGTCTTTCCATGTGGCACGGGGTCGGTCAGATGATCTGTCGGGAAGAGCTGGACGTTCCCCTGGACTTGCATACGGCCTCCTCTGTCGGGCAGTATGAGGTGGTGCAGGAATGTATTCAGCG TGGAGATCTGGATTTAAATAAGAGGAATTGTGGTGGCTGGACTCCACTGATGTACGCCTCCTACATTGGCCACGACACCATTGTGCAcctgctgctggaagcaggagTGAACGTGAACATCCCCACACCAGAAGGGCAGACACCGCTCATGCTGGCCTCCAGCTGTGGAAATGAAAGTGTTGCTTACTTTCTTCTACAG CAAGGCGCAGAGCTGGAGATGAAGGACATTCATGGTTGGACCGCCTTATTTCACTGCACCAGCGCCGGACATCAGCAGATGGTCAAGTTCTTACTGGACAATGGTGCAAATGCCAACTGCAA GGAGCCTGTGTATGGATATACGCCTCTGAtggaagcagctgcttctggccATGAGATAATTGTTCAGTACCTTCTCAATCAT gGAGTGAAGGTAGATGTCAGAGATAACACTGGAGCCACAGCACGGACACTGGCCATGAAGTATGGACATACAAAGATTGTGGGGCTGATAGATTTGCACGCAGCCCCAGTTCCCAAGGTCTTCTGCAGGGGTCCAG GGAAATATGAAGAGCTGAGTTCCTCAGATGAATCATGTTCTGCTCCCCAGAGACAGAGACCTGTTCGTAGGACCAAGGGTCCCAGCATCCATGATGGGCCCCAGGCGCTGGCTAAGATAACAGCAGTTGGAATCGGGGGAAAGAAGCAGTCTCACTATG AGCAGGTTCCTCCTCAGGGCTACGTTACCTTCAATGATGATGGCAGCTGTGAAGCAGACAATATCCGGAACAGGGATGTTACCTCTCCAATTAACGAGCAGGAtgtggagagcagcagcagcaggg AGGATAACGTTTTCTTCACCAACAACTTGGCAACCgtcaggagcagcagcagcagcagtgaatgCCTGACCAAAGCCCTGGGGGTCAGCAGTGAAGGCTCCTTGGAAAGCAATGAG GATTCTGACCATGCAAACAGTCCCCCTAGTCGGAAACAAGCCAAGAGCTTTAAGATCAAGAATCGCTACAGCAACAGTGATAGCCAGTGGACCCACTGCCCAGGGAAAGCTGGTGGATCTAGCCAGCACCTAATCCTTCCTGAGCCCCCTGCCTACACAGGGCCCCAG GACCTGGCAACATTCCTTGAGCAGATTGGATGCCTGAAATATCTCCAAGTGTTTGAGGAGCAAGATGTCGACCTCCGGATCTTCCTGACCCTCACAGAGAGTGACCTGAAGGAGATAGGCATCAC TCTCTTTGGACCCAAGAGGAAGATGACTTCTGCCATTGCCCGATGGCACAGCAACGCTCGGCCGCCCAGTGATGCCCTGGAGCTGGCCTATGCCGATCGGCTGGAGGCTGAGATGCAGGAGTTGGCCATTCAGCTGCACAAG AGGTGTGAAGAGGTGGAGGTGATGAAGGGCCAGGTGTGCCAGGAGCAGAAGCTGCGTGCAGTGGCTGAGAGCTGTTTGATGGAGCGGGATGAGACCTGGAATGCTATCCAGTGCCAGCTCAGAGAGGCGCAGGCCATCACCAAGGATGCTGGAGTCCTACTGGATCAGATCAA ATCCTGTCAAGCAGAGCTGTCCTCCCGGCTAACCCAAGAGCAGGCAGTCGGCAGAGTGCTGGACACAAAGGTGCAGCTGGGAACTGGTGAGAGCAGGCAGCCTGGTGAGCATCTGG
- the ANKS3 gene encoding ankyrin repeat and SAM domain-containing protein 3 isoform X2 — protein MVGDETTGRGTRFPLDWLGCSLKLQLKTSDDRCSCVEQLFMKCQTRTVSLNSNPRVRCSKKELPAKTLQQVLLLQAKEAIKVEGRMSELSDEASESELLSRSLSMWHGVGQMICREELDVPLDLHTASSVGQYEVVQECIQRGDLDLNKRNCGGWTPLMYASYIGHDTIVHLLLEAGVNVNIPTPEGQTPLMLASSCGNESVAYFLLQQGAELEMKDIHGWTALFHCTSAGHQQMVKFLLDNGANANCKEPVYGYTPLMEAAASGHEIIVQYLLNHGVKVDVRDNTGATARTLAMKYGHTKIVGLIDLHAAPVPKVFCRGPGKYEELSSSDESCSAPQRQRPVRRTKGPSIHDGPQALAKITAVGIGGKKQSHYEQVPPQGYVTFNDDGSCEADNIRNRDVTSPINEQDVESSSSREDNVFFTNNLATVRSSSSSSECLTKALGVSSEGSLESNEDSDHANSPPSRKQAKSFKIKNRYSNSDSQWTHCPGKAGGSSQHLILPEPPAYTGPQDLATFLEQIGCLKYLQVFEEQDVDLRIFLTLTESDLKEIGITLFGPKRKMTSAIARWHSNARPPSDALELAYADRLEAEMQELAIQLHKRCEEVEVMKGQVCQEQKLRAVAESCLMERDETWNAIQCQLREAQAITKDAGVLLDQIKSCQAELSSRLTQEQAVGRVLDTKVQLGTGESRQPVLQGWPPSLKSLSLPELSAVLEERVGEMGKALQTVTQNLQRLQAPGQSGQSWLEP, from the exons ATGGTGGGCGATGAGACTACGGGGAGGGGAACACGCTTCCCATTGGATTGGCTTGGATGTAGCctgaaactgcagctgaagACCTCAGATGATAGATGCAGCTGTGTCGAACAGCTTTTTATGAAGTGCCAAACAAGAACAGTCTCCT tgaattCAAATCCCAGAGTCCGCTGCAGCAAGAAAGAACTGCCAGCAAAAACTCTTCAGCAAGTCTTATTGCTTCAGGCTAAAGAGGCGATCAAAGTAGAG GGCAGGATGTCGGAGCTGAGTGATGAAGCCAGTGAGTCGGAGCTGCTGAGCCGCAGTCTTTCCATGTGGCACGGGGTCGGTCAGATGATCTGTCGGGAAGAGCTGGACGTTCCCCTGGACTTGCATACGGCCTCCTCTGTCGGGCAGTATGAGGTGGTGCAGGAATGTATTCAGCG TGGAGATCTGGATTTAAATAAGAGGAATTGTGGTGGCTGGACTCCACTGATGTACGCCTCCTACATTGGCCACGACACCATTGTGCAcctgctgctggaagcaggagTGAACGTGAACATCCCCACACCAGAAGGGCAGACACCGCTCATGCTGGCCTCCAGCTGTGGAAATGAAAGTGTTGCTTACTTTCTTCTACAG CAAGGCGCAGAGCTGGAGATGAAGGACATTCATGGTTGGACCGCCTTATTTCACTGCACCAGCGCCGGACATCAGCAGATGGTCAAGTTCTTACTGGACAATGGTGCAAATGCCAACTGCAA GGAGCCTGTGTATGGATATACGCCTCTGAtggaagcagctgcttctggccATGAGATAATTGTTCAGTACCTTCTCAATCAT gGAGTGAAGGTAGATGTCAGAGATAACACTGGAGCCACAGCACGGACACTGGCCATGAAGTATGGACATACAAAGATTGTGGGGCTGATAGATTTGCACGCAGCCCCAGTTCCCAAGGTCTTCTGCAGGGGTCCAG GGAAATATGAAGAGCTGAGTTCCTCAGATGAATCATGTTCTGCTCCCCAGAGACAGAGACCTGTTCGTAGGACCAAGGGTCCCAGCATCCATGATGGGCCCCAGGCGCTGGCTAAGATAACAGCAGTTGGAATCGGGGGAAAGAAGCAGTCTCACTATG AGCAGGTTCCTCCTCAGGGCTACGTTACCTTCAATGATGATGGCAGCTGTGAAGCAGACAATATCCGGAACAGGGATGTTACCTCTCCAATTAACGAGCAGGAtgtggagagcagcagcagcaggg AGGATAACGTTTTCTTCACCAACAACTTGGCAACCgtcaggagcagcagcagcagcagtgaatgCCTGACCAAAGCCCTGGGGGTCAGCAGTGAAGGCTCCTTGGAAAGCAATGAG GATTCTGACCATGCAAACAGTCCCCCTAGTCGGAAACAAGCCAAGAGCTTTAAGATCAAGAATCGCTACAGCAACAGTGATAGCCAGTGGACCCACTGCCCAGGGAAAGCTGGTGGATCTAGCCAGCACCTAATCCTTCCTGAGCCCCCTGCCTACACAGGGCCCCAG GACCTGGCAACATTCCTTGAGCAGATTGGATGCCTGAAATATCTCCAAGTGTTTGAGGAGCAAGATGTCGACCTCCGGATCTTCCTGACCCTCACAGAGAGTGACCTGAAGGAGATAGGCATCAC TCTCTTTGGACCCAAGAGGAAGATGACTTCTGCCATTGCCCGATGGCACAGCAACGCTCGGCCGCCCAGTGATGCCCTGGAGCTGGCCTATGCCGATCGGCTGGAGGCTGAGATGCAGGAGTTGGCCATTCAGCTGCACAAG AGGTGTGAAGAGGTGGAGGTGATGAAGGGCCAGGTGTGCCAGGAGCAGAAGCTGCGTGCAGTGGCTGAGAGCTGTTTGATGGAGCGGGATGAGACCTGGAATGCTATCCAGTGCCAGCTCAGAGAGGCGCAGGCCATCACCAAGGATGCTGGAGTCCTACTGGATCAGATCAA ATCCTGTCAAGCAGAGCTGTCCTCCCGGCTAACCCAAGAGCAGGCAGTCGGCAGAGTGCTGGACACAAAGGTGCAGCTGGGAACTGGTGAGAGCAGGCAGCCTG
- the ANKS3 gene encoding ankyrin repeat and SAM domain-containing protein 3 isoform X1: MVGDETTGRGTRFPLDWLGCSLKLQLKTSDDRCSCVEQLFMKCQTRTVSLNSNPRVRCSKKELPAKTLQQVLLLQAKEAIKVEGRMSELSDEASESELLSRSLSMWHGVGQMICREELDVPLDLHTASSVGQYEVVQECIQRGDLDLNKRNCGGWTPLMYASYIGHDTIVHLLLEAGVNVNIPTPEGQTPLMLASSCGNESVAYFLLQQGAELEMKDIHGWTALFHCTSAGHQQMVKFLLDNGANANCKEPVYGYTPLMEAAASGHEIIVQYLLNHGVKVDVRDNTGATARTLAMKYGHTKIVGLIDLHAAPVPKVFCRGPGKYEELSSSDESCSAPQRQRPVRRTKGPSIHDGPQALAKITAVGIGGKKQSHYEQVPPQGYVTFNDDGSCEADNIRNRDVTSPINEQDVESSSSREDNVFFTNNLATVRSSSSSSECLTKALGVSSEGSLESNEDSDHANSPPSRKQAKSFKIKNRYSNSDSQWTHCPGKAGGSSQHLILPEPPAYTGPQDLATFLEQIGCLKYLQVFEEQDVDLRIFLTLTESDLKEIGITLFGPKRKMTSAIARWHSNARPPSDALELAYADRLEAEMQELAIQLHKRCEEVEVMKGQVCQEQKLRAVAESCLMERDETWNAIQCQLREAQAITKDAGVLLDQIKSCQAELSSRLTQEQAVGRVLDTKVQLGTGESRQPGEHLVLQGWPPSLKSLSLPELSAVLEERVGEMGKALQTVTQNLQRLQAPGQSGQSWLEP; this comes from the exons ATGGTGGGCGATGAGACTACGGGGAGGGGAACACGCTTCCCATTGGATTGGCTTGGATGTAGCctgaaactgcagctgaagACCTCAGATGATAGATGCAGCTGTGTCGAACAGCTTTTTATGAAGTGCCAAACAAGAACAGTCTCCT tgaattCAAATCCCAGAGTCCGCTGCAGCAAGAAAGAACTGCCAGCAAAAACTCTTCAGCAAGTCTTATTGCTTCAGGCTAAAGAGGCGATCAAAGTAGAG GGCAGGATGTCGGAGCTGAGTGATGAAGCCAGTGAGTCGGAGCTGCTGAGCCGCAGTCTTTCCATGTGGCACGGGGTCGGTCAGATGATCTGTCGGGAAGAGCTGGACGTTCCCCTGGACTTGCATACGGCCTCCTCTGTCGGGCAGTATGAGGTGGTGCAGGAATGTATTCAGCG TGGAGATCTGGATTTAAATAAGAGGAATTGTGGTGGCTGGACTCCACTGATGTACGCCTCCTACATTGGCCACGACACCATTGTGCAcctgctgctggaagcaggagTGAACGTGAACATCCCCACACCAGAAGGGCAGACACCGCTCATGCTGGCCTCCAGCTGTGGAAATGAAAGTGTTGCTTACTTTCTTCTACAG CAAGGCGCAGAGCTGGAGATGAAGGACATTCATGGTTGGACCGCCTTATTTCACTGCACCAGCGCCGGACATCAGCAGATGGTCAAGTTCTTACTGGACAATGGTGCAAATGCCAACTGCAA GGAGCCTGTGTATGGATATACGCCTCTGAtggaagcagctgcttctggccATGAGATAATTGTTCAGTACCTTCTCAATCAT gGAGTGAAGGTAGATGTCAGAGATAACACTGGAGCCACAGCACGGACACTGGCCATGAAGTATGGACATACAAAGATTGTGGGGCTGATAGATTTGCACGCAGCCCCAGTTCCCAAGGTCTTCTGCAGGGGTCCAG GGAAATATGAAGAGCTGAGTTCCTCAGATGAATCATGTTCTGCTCCCCAGAGACAGAGACCTGTTCGTAGGACCAAGGGTCCCAGCATCCATGATGGGCCCCAGGCGCTGGCTAAGATAACAGCAGTTGGAATCGGGGGAAAGAAGCAGTCTCACTATG AGCAGGTTCCTCCTCAGGGCTACGTTACCTTCAATGATGATGGCAGCTGTGAAGCAGACAATATCCGGAACAGGGATGTTACCTCTCCAATTAACGAGCAGGAtgtggagagcagcagcagcaggg AGGATAACGTTTTCTTCACCAACAACTTGGCAACCgtcaggagcagcagcagcagcagtgaatgCCTGACCAAAGCCCTGGGGGTCAGCAGTGAAGGCTCCTTGGAAAGCAATGAG GATTCTGACCATGCAAACAGTCCCCCTAGTCGGAAACAAGCCAAGAGCTTTAAGATCAAGAATCGCTACAGCAACAGTGATAGCCAGTGGACCCACTGCCCAGGGAAAGCTGGTGGATCTAGCCAGCACCTAATCCTTCCTGAGCCCCCTGCCTACACAGGGCCCCAG GACCTGGCAACATTCCTTGAGCAGATTGGATGCCTGAAATATCTCCAAGTGTTTGAGGAGCAAGATGTCGACCTCCGGATCTTCCTGACCCTCACAGAGAGTGACCTGAAGGAGATAGGCATCAC TCTCTTTGGACCCAAGAGGAAGATGACTTCTGCCATTGCCCGATGGCACAGCAACGCTCGGCCGCCCAGTGATGCCCTGGAGCTGGCCTATGCCGATCGGCTGGAGGCTGAGATGCAGGAGTTGGCCATTCAGCTGCACAAG AGGTGTGAAGAGGTGGAGGTGATGAAGGGCCAGGTGTGCCAGGAGCAGAAGCTGCGTGCAGTGGCTGAGAGCTGTTTGATGGAGCGGGATGAGACCTGGAATGCTATCCAGTGCCAGCTCAGAGAGGCGCAGGCCATCACCAAGGATGCTGGAGTCCTACTGGATCAGATCAA ATCCTGTCAAGCAGAGCTGTCCTCCCGGCTAACCCAAGAGCAGGCAGTCGGCAGAGTGCTGGACACAAAGGTGCAGCTGGGAACTGGTGAGAGCAGGCAGCCTGGTGAGCATCTGG
- the ANKS3 gene encoding ankyrin repeat and SAM domain-containing protein 3 isoform X3: MVGDETTGRGTRFPLDWLGCSLKLQLKTSDDRCSCVEQLFMKCQTRTVSLNSNPRVRCSKKELPAKTLQQVLLLQAKEAIKVEGRMSELSDEASESELLSRSLSMWHGVGQMICREELDVPLDLHTASSVGQYEVVQECIQRGDLDLNKRNCGGWTPLMYASYIGHDTIVHLLLEAGVNVNIPTPEGQTPLMLASSCGNESVAYFLLQQGAELEMKDIHGWTALFHCTSAGHQQMVKFLLDNGANANCKEPVYGYTPLMEAAASGHEIIVQYLLNHGVKVDVRDNTGATARTLAMKYGHTKIVGLIDLHAAPVPKVFCRGPGKYEELSSSDESCSAPQRQRPVRRTKGPSIHDGPQALAKITAVGIGGKKQSHYEQVPPQGYVTFNDDGSCEADNIRNRDVTSPINEQDVESSSSREDNVFFTNNLATVRSSSSSSECLTKALGVSSEGSLESNEDSDHANSPPSRKQAKSFKIKNRYSNSDSQWTHCPGKAGGSSQHLILPEPPAYTGPQIGCLKYLQVFEEQDVDLRIFLTLTESDLKEIGITLFGPKRKMTSAIARWHSNARPPSDALELAYADRLEAEMQELAIQLHKRCEEVEVMKGQVCQEQKLRAVAESCLMERDETWNAIQCQLREAQAITKDAGVLLDQIKSCQAELSSRLTQEQAVGRVLDTKVQLGTGESRQPGEHLVLQGWPPSLKSLSLPELSAVLEERVGEMGKALQTVTQNLQRLQAPGQSGQSWLEP, encoded by the exons ATGGTGGGCGATGAGACTACGGGGAGGGGAACACGCTTCCCATTGGATTGGCTTGGATGTAGCctgaaactgcagctgaagACCTCAGATGATAGATGCAGCTGTGTCGAACAGCTTTTTATGAAGTGCCAAACAAGAACAGTCTCCT tgaattCAAATCCCAGAGTCCGCTGCAGCAAGAAAGAACTGCCAGCAAAAACTCTTCAGCAAGTCTTATTGCTTCAGGCTAAAGAGGCGATCAAAGTAGAG GGCAGGATGTCGGAGCTGAGTGATGAAGCCAGTGAGTCGGAGCTGCTGAGCCGCAGTCTTTCCATGTGGCACGGGGTCGGTCAGATGATCTGTCGGGAAGAGCTGGACGTTCCCCTGGACTTGCATACGGCCTCCTCTGTCGGGCAGTATGAGGTGGTGCAGGAATGTATTCAGCG TGGAGATCTGGATTTAAATAAGAGGAATTGTGGTGGCTGGACTCCACTGATGTACGCCTCCTACATTGGCCACGACACCATTGTGCAcctgctgctggaagcaggagTGAACGTGAACATCCCCACACCAGAAGGGCAGACACCGCTCATGCTGGCCTCCAGCTGTGGAAATGAAAGTGTTGCTTACTTTCTTCTACAG CAAGGCGCAGAGCTGGAGATGAAGGACATTCATGGTTGGACCGCCTTATTTCACTGCACCAGCGCCGGACATCAGCAGATGGTCAAGTTCTTACTGGACAATGGTGCAAATGCCAACTGCAA GGAGCCTGTGTATGGATATACGCCTCTGAtggaagcagctgcttctggccATGAGATAATTGTTCAGTACCTTCTCAATCAT gGAGTGAAGGTAGATGTCAGAGATAACACTGGAGCCACAGCACGGACACTGGCCATGAAGTATGGACATACAAAGATTGTGGGGCTGATAGATTTGCACGCAGCCCCAGTTCCCAAGGTCTTCTGCAGGGGTCCAG GGAAATATGAAGAGCTGAGTTCCTCAGATGAATCATGTTCTGCTCCCCAGAGACAGAGACCTGTTCGTAGGACCAAGGGTCCCAGCATCCATGATGGGCCCCAGGCGCTGGCTAAGATAACAGCAGTTGGAATCGGGGGAAAGAAGCAGTCTCACTATG AGCAGGTTCCTCCTCAGGGCTACGTTACCTTCAATGATGATGGCAGCTGTGAAGCAGACAATATCCGGAACAGGGATGTTACCTCTCCAATTAACGAGCAGGAtgtggagagcagcagcagcaggg AGGATAACGTTTTCTTCACCAACAACTTGGCAACCgtcaggagcagcagcagcagcagtgaatgCCTGACCAAAGCCCTGGGGGTCAGCAGTGAAGGCTCCTTGGAAAGCAATGAG GATTCTGACCATGCAAACAGTCCCCCTAGTCGGAAACAAGCCAAGAGCTTTAAGATCAAGAATCGCTACAGCAACAGTGATAGCCAGTGGACCCACTGCCCAGGGAAAGCTGGTGGATCTAGCCAGCACCTAATCCTTCCTGAGCCCCCTGCCTACACAGGGCCCCAG ATTGGATGCCTGAAATATCTCCAAGTGTTTGAGGAGCAAGATGTCGACCTCCGGATCTTCCTGACCCTCACAGAGAGTGACCTGAAGGAGATAGGCATCAC TCTCTTTGGACCCAAGAGGAAGATGACTTCTGCCATTGCCCGATGGCACAGCAACGCTCGGCCGCCCAGTGATGCCCTGGAGCTGGCCTATGCCGATCGGCTGGAGGCTGAGATGCAGGAGTTGGCCATTCAGCTGCACAAG AGGTGTGAAGAGGTGGAGGTGATGAAGGGCCAGGTGTGCCAGGAGCAGAAGCTGCGTGCAGTGGCTGAGAGCTGTTTGATGGAGCGGGATGAGACCTGGAATGCTATCCAGTGCCAGCTCAGAGAGGCGCAGGCCATCACCAAGGATGCTGGAGTCCTACTGGATCAGATCAA ATCCTGTCAAGCAGAGCTGTCCTCCCGGCTAACCCAAGAGCAGGCAGTCGGCAGAGTGCTGGACACAAAGGTGCAGCTGGGAACTGGTGAGAGCAGGCAGCCTGGTGAGCATCTGG
- the ANKS3 gene encoding ankyrin repeat and SAM domain-containing protein 3 isoform X4, whose amino-acid sequence MVGDETTGRGTRFPLDWLGCSLKLQLKTSDDRCSCVEQLFMKCQTRTVSLNSNPRVRCSKKELPAKTLQQVLLLQAKEAIKVEGRMSELSDEASESELLSRSLSMWHGVGQMICREELDVPLDLHTASSVGQYEVVQECIQRGDLDLNKRNCGGWTPLMYASYIGHDTIVHLLLEAGVNVNIPTPEGQTPLMLASSCGNESVAYFLLQQGAELEMKDIHGWTALFHCTSAGHQQMVKFLLDNGANANCKEPVYGYTPLMEAAASGHEIIVQYLLNHGVKVDVRDNTGATARTLAMKYGHTKIVGLIDLHAAPVPKVFCRGPGKYEELSSSDESCSAPQRQRPVRRTKGPSIHDGPQALAKITAVGIGGKKQSHYEQVPPQGYVTFNDDGSCEADNIRNRDVTSPINEQDVESSSSREDNVFFTNNLATVRSSSSSSECLTKALGVSSEGSLESNEDSDHANSPPSRKQAKSFKIKNRYSNSDSQWTHCPGKAGGSSQHLILPEPPAYTGPQDLATFLEQIGCLKYLQVFEEQDVDLRIFLTLTESDLKEIGITLFGPKRKMTSAIARWHSNARPPSDALELAYADRLEAEMQELAIQLHKRCEEVEVMKGQVCQEQKLRAVAESCLMERDETWNAIQCQLREAQAITKDAGVLLDQIKSCQAELSSRLTQEQAVGRVLDTKVQLGTVLQGWPPSLKSLSLPELSAVLEERVGEMGKALQTVTQNLQRLQAPGQSGQSWLEP is encoded by the exons ATGGTGGGCGATGAGACTACGGGGAGGGGAACACGCTTCCCATTGGATTGGCTTGGATGTAGCctgaaactgcagctgaagACCTCAGATGATAGATGCAGCTGTGTCGAACAGCTTTTTATGAAGTGCCAAACAAGAACAGTCTCCT tgaattCAAATCCCAGAGTCCGCTGCAGCAAGAAAGAACTGCCAGCAAAAACTCTTCAGCAAGTCTTATTGCTTCAGGCTAAAGAGGCGATCAAAGTAGAG GGCAGGATGTCGGAGCTGAGTGATGAAGCCAGTGAGTCGGAGCTGCTGAGCCGCAGTCTTTCCATGTGGCACGGGGTCGGTCAGATGATCTGTCGGGAAGAGCTGGACGTTCCCCTGGACTTGCATACGGCCTCCTCTGTCGGGCAGTATGAGGTGGTGCAGGAATGTATTCAGCG TGGAGATCTGGATTTAAATAAGAGGAATTGTGGTGGCTGGACTCCACTGATGTACGCCTCCTACATTGGCCACGACACCATTGTGCAcctgctgctggaagcaggagTGAACGTGAACATCCCCACACCAGAAGGGCAGACACCGCTCATGCTGGCCTCCAGCTGTGGAAATGAAAGTGTTGCTTACTTTCTTCTACAG CAAGGCGCAGAGCTGGAGATGAAGGACATTCATGGTTGGACCGCCTTATTTCACTGCACCAGCGCCGGACATCAGCAGATGGTCAAGTTCTTACTGGACAATGGTGCAAATGCCAACTGCAA GGAGCCTGTGTATGGATATACGCCTCTGAtggaagcagctgcttctggccATGAGATAATTGTTCAGTACCTTCTCAATCAT gGAGTGAAGGTAGATGTCAGAGATAACACTGGAGCCACAGCACGGACACTGGCCATGAAGTATGGACATACAAAGATTGTGGGGCTGATAGATTTGCACGCAGCCCCAGTTCCCAAGGTCTTCTGCAGGGGTCCAG GGAAATATGAAGAGCTGAGTTCCTCAGATGAATCATGTTCTGCTCCCCAGAGACAGAGACCTGTTCGTAGGACCAAGGGTCCCAGCATCCATGATGGGCCCCAGGCGCTGGCTAAGATAACAGCAGTTGGAATCGGGGGAAAGAAGCAGTCTCACTATG AGCAGGTTCCTCCTCAGGGCTACGTTACCTTCAATGATGATGGCAGCTGTGAAGCAGACAATATCCGGAACAGGGATGTTACCTCTCCAATTAACGAGCAGGAtgtggagagcagcagcagcaggg AGGATAACGTTTTCTTCACCAACAACTTGGCAACCgtcaggagcagcagcagcagcagtgaatgCCTGACCAAAGCCCTGGGGGTCAGCAGTGAAGGCTCCTTGGAAAGCAATGAG GATTCTGACCATGCAAACAGTCCCCCTAGTCGGAAACAAGCCAAGAGCTTTAAGATCAAGAATCGCTACAGCAACAGTGATAGCCAGTGGACCCACTGCCCAGGGAAAGCTGGTGGATCTAGCCAGCACCTAATCCTTCCTGAGCCCCCTGCCTACACAGGGCCCCAG GACCTGGCAACATTCCTTGAGCAGATTGGATGCCTGAAATATCTCCAAGTGTTTGAGGAGCAAGATGTCGACCTCCGGATCTTCCTGACCCTCACAGAGAGTGACCTGAAGGAGATAGGCATCAC TCTCTTTGGACCCAAGAGGAAGATGACTTCTGCCATTGCCCGATGGCACAGCAACGCTCGGCCGCCCAGTGATGCCCTGGAGCTGGCCTATGCCGATCGGCTGGAGGCTGAGATGCAGGAGTTGGCCATTCAGCTGCACAAG AGGTGTGAAGAGGTGGAGGTGATGAAGGGCCAGGTGTGCCAGGAGCAGAAGCTGCGTGCAGTGGCTGAGAGCTGTTTGATGGAGCGGGATGAGACCTGGAATGCTATCCAGTGCCAGCTCAGAGAGGCGCAGGCCATCACCAAGGATGCTGGAGTCCTACTGGATCAGATCAA ATCCTGTCAAGCAGAGCTGTCCTCCCGGCTAACCCAAGAGCAGGCAGTCGGCAGAGTGCTGGACACAAAGGTGCAGCTGGGAACTG